A stretch of DNA from Planifilum fulgidum:
TTTTGATGTTTTGAGCCACGGCAATAAGGAGGCATTGCTCTCTGACTTTGGCAAGCCCCCTGTAGCGTGCATAACGAAGCCCATGAAGTTCTTTGGCGTCAGCGAAGCTGCGCTCAATGGTCTGACTCCGTCGTTTATACAGTTGTTTGCCCCTTTCACTTAAACGGTTTTGACGTGCCCACTCTTTTGC
This window harbors:
- a CDS encoding transposase, with the protein product AKEWARQNRLSERGKQLYKRRSQTIERSFADAKELHGLRYARYRGLAKVREQCLLIAVAQNIKKMALLLSKRGKGFVIRLIYQI